CCATGGGCGGCGGTTCGGCGGTGCCCATGGACCTGCCGCCCATCGACCTGGGGGCGCTCACCGGGCGCATCCAGTTCGTGAAGGGCCTGGGCACGGTGGAGTCGCTGCGCTTGAAGAGCAATGACCTGGAGGCGCTGGCCACCGGCACGCTGAAGCTGGGCAAGCGGTTGGAGTACAGCGAGCCCGGCATGGACGTGAACATCAAGCTGGACCCGGAGTTCCAGAAGCGGCTCGGCATGCTGGGCGCGGGGGTCACCATCCTCCCGCCCGACAAGAAGGACCCGAGCTTCCGAGCCGCCCGGCTCGCCGGCTTCCTCAACCGGCCGACGTTCCTCCCTCGCCGCTGACGGCCCGCGCGCCCTCCCCGCGCCGCGTCCCGGCGCGGGGTTGAAAGCCGAACACCAGGGCGTGTAAAGCGCTGACGGGTCGGACTGCGCAAGAGGGTTGGGATGCCGGAGCTGGTGTTCTTTCGTCGTGGCGAGGAGGTGTTGCGGGTGGCGGTGGACCGGGCCCGGCTGGTGCTCGGTCGCGGCGAGCAGAGCGACGTCGCCATCCCCGACCCCGAGGTGAGCCGCCTGCAGGCGGCGCTGCTGTGGGACGGTGAGCGCTGCCGCGTGGAGGACCTGTCCGGCAAGGGCACCACGGTGGGCGGCCAGTCCATCACCCAGGGCGAGCTGGCGGACGGCGCGGACCTGGCGCTGGGCCAGTGGCGCGCGGTGTTCCGCCTCCGCGGCGGCGGCGACGGCGCGGACGTCACCACGGAGGTCGGCCACACCACCTCCGTCCAGGCCCGCGACACGCAGGCCCCGCGCTGGCAGCCAGCGCAGGTTCGCGTGAAGCAGGGCGCTCAAGAGTCCGTGCACCGCTTCACCGGCGAAGGCTTCACCGCGGGCAAGGACCCGGGCAACGATTTGGTGCTCCAGGACCGCTTCGCCTCCAGCCGGCACCTCAAGGTGAGCCGGCGCGACGGCGTCTTCCACGTGGTGGACCTGCGCTCCACGAATGGCACATGGCTGGGCCCGGTGCGCGTCTTCGAGGCCGAGGTGCCGCTGCCCACCGTGCTGCGCGTGGGCGAGACGGAGCTGGTGCTGGAGCCCGCCACGTCGGCGGCGCGCAAGGAGCCCACGTCCTTCCACGGCATCATCGGCGGAGACCCGTCGGTGCGGCAGTTGGCGGAGCTCATCGAGCGCGTGGCGCCCTCCTCCGCCGCGGTGACGATTCTGGGCGAGTCCGGCACCGGCAAGGAGCTGGTGGCCCGCGCCATCCACGCGTGCTCGCAGCGCGCGAACCGGCCGCTCGTCCCCGTCAACTGCGCGGCCATCTCCAAGGAGCTCATCGAGAGCGAGCTGTTCGGCCACGAGAAGGGCTCGTTCACCGGCGCCATGGGCGCGCGCAAGGGCGCCTTCGAGGAAGCCGACGGCGGCACGTTGTTCCTCGACGAGATTGGCGAGCTGCCGCTCGACTTGCAGGCGAAGCTGCTGCGCGCGCTGGAGGGTGGCGAAATCAAGCGCGTGGGCGCCAGCCGTCCCATGACGGTGGACGTGCGCCTGGTGGCGGCCACCAACCGGGACTTGCTGGCGGCGGCGCGCGAGGGCCGCTTCCGCGAGGACCTGTACTACCGGCTCTGCGTCATTCCCCTGCACCTGCCCCCGCTGCGCAGCCGCAAGGCGGACCTGGGCTCGCTGGCCG
This genomic window from Myxococcus hansupus contains:
- a CDS encoding sigma-54-dependent Fis family transcriptional regulator, whose translation is MPELVFFRRGEEVLRVAVDRARLVLGRGEQSDVAIPDPEVSRLQAALLWDGERCRVEDLSGKGTTVGGQSITQGELADGADLALGQWRAVFRLRGGGDGADVTTEVGHTTSVQARDTQAPRWQPAQVRVKQGAQESVHRFTGEGFTAGKDPGNDLVLQDRFASSRHLKVSRRDGVFHVVDLRSTNGTWLGPVRVFEAEVPLPTVLRVGETELVLEPATSAARKEPTSFHGIIGGDPSVRQLAELIERVAPSSAAVTILGESGTGKELVARAIHACSQRANRPLVPVNCAAISKELIESELFGHEKGSFTGAMGARKGAFEEADGGTLFLDEIGELPLDLQAKLLRALEGGEIKRVGASRPMTVDVRLVAATNRDLLAAAREGRFREDLYYRLCVIPLHLPPLRSRKADLGSLAEHFVRTYAPRGQTVRFTPAALERLQHHAWPGNIRELRNVVHRALLLRKGPLIDAGDISFDQELNRETGISVPELPPGMTLEQMLEKLERQIVEAALRRYNNNRERVARELGVARSTLFKRLKDWGLTKQDEQE